Proteins co-encoded in one Gossypium arboreum isolate Shixiya-1 chromosome 11, ASM2569848v2, whole genome shotgun sequence genomic window:
- the LOC108458823 gene encoding WAT1-related protein At4g08300-like: MSLTDFAYLPASCFLLPIFLREIQGQNLTFRLFLEFFLLSLIGICSSLNLHFASLKYTSPTFVATLFNTIPSWTFIIAVILRLEVVNVKNPRGMAKILGTLISLAGVTTITLYKGPAVQRLSAAIVHINRHSGSVHENWVKGPILTVASCITWAIWYILQAITLKKYPTQVSLAAWMNGIGGAQSAVFAVCLQHEASAWSIKMFSVNFWSITYSGICSAVFVCLQIWCMKEKGPVFVAMFNSLQTVMVVVLAYLVLGERLYTGSIIGGFLVIIGLYLLLWGKDREQSYNKSQESHCNEIMVSDKEELASLEKDEP; this comes from the exons ATGTCACTTACCGATTTTGCCTATCTGCCTGCCTCATGTTTCCTTTTGCCTATTTTCTTGAGAG AAATTCAAGGCCAAAACCTTACGTTTCGACTGTTTTTGGAGTTCTTTTTGCTTTCTCTCATAGG AATCTGTTCATCCCTTAACCTGCACTTTGCAAGTTTGAAATACACTTCTCCGACATTCGTTGCAACTCTGTTCAACACGATTCCTTCCTGGACTTTTATAATTGCTGTCATACTCAG GTTGGAGGTTGTCAATGTAAAGAACCCTCGTGGGATGGCTAAAATCCTTGGAACCTTAATATCCCTTGCAGGGGTAACTACCATCACTTTGTACAAAGGGCCTGCAGTGCAAAGGTTGTCAGCTGCTATAGTTCACATAAACAGACATTCGGGTTCCGTTCATGAGAACTGGGTGAAAGGACCTATTCTGACAGTGGCGAGTTGCATAACATGGGCCATATGGTACATTCTTCAG GCAATTACTTTGAAGAAATATCCAACACAAGTGTCACTAGCAGCATGGATGAACGGTATCGGGGGAGCACAATCGGCAGTCTTTGCAGTGTGCTTACAGCACGAGGCATCAGCATGGTCAATCAAAATGTTCAGTGTTAATTTCTGGTCCATTACATATTCT GGAATATGCTCTGCTGTTTTTGTCTGCCTTCAAATTTGGTGCATGAAAGAGAAAGGACCGGTGTTTGTCGCCATGTTTAACTCTCTTCAAACAGTTATGGTGGTGGTTCTAGCATATTTAGTTCTTGGTGAAAGACTATACACAGGCAG CATTATAGGTGGATTCCTCGTTATCATTGGCCTATACTTGCTGTTGTGGGGCAAGGATAGAGAGCAGTCTTACAACAAGAGCCAAGAATCACATTGTAATGAGATAATGGTATCTGACAAGGAGGAGTTGGCTTCACTGGAAAAAGATGAACCGTGA